The following coding sequences lie in one Myxococcus xanthus genomic window:
- a CDS encoding LysR family transcriptional regulator: protein MSWDEIQTIEALVRTGSVEAAGRELLLRHSSVSRRIAGLEARYGAVLFVRGSRLVPTPLAAEIALRAGSMRTQATEVAGLLTAEQRGRQQRVVITTSDVLAPLLFLALSTISPTQSVEVLVSDQEMALVPGRVDLALRPKHEPGGALRGRRLGRLRIGVYRRSSGTANWILPSSALRAKTSMQWWRFVPKEAPESVLCDSLLGIRDACCAGLGLAAFPSFLAHGDPRLRLERELEGGPPLWLLAPAAREGARGLKGTQDALFRALRATEGAFAK from the coding sequence ATGTCGTGGGACGAGATCCAGACCATCGAGGCACTGGTACGAACGGGCAGCGTCGAGGCAGCCGGGCGCGAGCTCTTGCTGCGACACTCGTCGGTGTCCCGCCGCATCGCTGGACTCGAAGCGAGGTACGGGGCGGTGCTGTTCGTGCGCGGCTCGCGGCTTGTGCCGACCCCGCTGGCGGCGGAAATCGCGCTCCGCGCCGGATCGATGCGAACCCAAGCAACCGAGGTGGCGGGTCTGTTGACCGCGGAGCAGCGGGGACGGCAGCAGCGAGTGGTGATTACGACGAGCGACGTCCTGGCTCCGCTCTTGTTTCTGGCGCTGTCCACCATCTCACCGACGCAATCCGTGGAAGTACTGGTGAGCGACCAGGAGATGGCTCTGGTGCCGGGACGCGTCGACCTCGCGCTTCGTCCGAAGCACGAACCGGGTGGCGCGCTACGTGGACGTCGGCTTGGACGGTTGCGGATCGGGGTCTATCGAAGGTCCAGCGGGACGGCGAACTGGATACTTCCGAGCTCGGCCCTCCGCGCCAAGACCTCGATGCAGTGGTGGCGCTTTGTTCCGAAGGAGGCACCCGAATCCGTTCTGTGTGACTCGCTGCTCGGGATTCGAGATGCCTGCTGTGCCGGACTCGGACTCGCGGCATTTCCGAGCTTTCTCGCTCATGGAGACCCTCGGCTCCGATTGGAGAGAGAGCTCGAAGGAGGACCTCCGCTCTGGCTCCTCGCGCCGGCTGCTCGCGAGGGGGCAAGGGGCCTCAAGGGGACGCAGGACGCCCTCTTCCGGGCCCTGCGCGCGACCGAAGGGGCCTTCGCGAAGTAG
- a CDS encoding ferritin-like domain-containing protein, with translation MQNKTWTDAALLEHLQKAVYLELWTIPLYLTAAYSLQVPGTNAQLPPQQVTVRGKKNPKGYSPKFTGEWAPRYDRFPSWIAVNKPVKLGPVNPEQMSLLAAIETPEPKSDGAPNGPQDAYDSIGQFYKAIEQGINQRWNELYQPDADHRQKSEFANPQYKSDDYTRFSSTIGGDSRTALKQANEVLQAIVGQGEGNLGPVIDSELRPEDANDLEDQFSHFARFRMVQAMLKFGGPLKTYPTTESSGLAAAQQQLTTGLTSLLTALEKGYAGDDELDLGSMWALPKQIVSVWSAGGVPQF, from the coding sequence GTGCAAAACAAGACCTGGACCGACGCGGCCCTCCTCGAGCATCTCCAGAAAGCCGTCTACTTGGAGCTGTGGACCATCCCCCTCTATCTGACGGCCGCCTATTCCTTGCAGGTTCCCGGCACGAACGCCCAGCTCCCCCCCCAGCAGGTGACCGTTCGCGGAAAGAAGAACCCCAAGGGATACTCGCCGAAGTTCACGGGCGAATGGGCGCCGCGGTACGACAGGTTCCCGTCCTGGATCGCGGTCAACAAGCCCGTGAAGCTCGGGCCGGTGAACCCTGAGCAAATGTCCCTCCTGGCCGCCATCGAGACCCCCGAGCCAAAGAGCGATGGCGCGCCGAACGGGCCGCAAGATGCCTACGACTCCATCGGTCAGTTCTACAAGGCCATCGAGCAAGGCATCAATCAGCGATGGAACGAACTCTACCAGCCCGACGCGGACCACCGGCAGAAGAGCGAATTCGCCAACCCGCAATATAAAAGCGACGACTACACCAGGTTCAGCAGCACCATCGGCGGTGACAGCCGCACCGCGCTGAAACAGGCGAATGAGGTGCTCCAGGCCATCGTCGGGCAGGGCGAGGGCAACCTGGGACCCGTCATCGACTCAGAGCTCCGCCCCGAGGATGCCAACGACCTAGAGGATCAGTTCAGCCATTTCGCGCGGTTCCGGATGGTGCAGGCAATGCTGAAGTTCGGCGGCCCGCTGAAGACCTATCCCACCACGGAGAGCAGTGGGCTCGCGGCCGCGCAGCAGCAGCTCACCACCGGACTCACGAGCCTCTTGACTGCGTTGGAGAAGGGCTATGCCGGGGACGACGAACTCGACCTCGGTAGCATGTGGGCTCTTCCCAAGCAAATCGTGTCCGTGTGGTCTGCGGGCGGAGTGCCGCAGTTCTAA
- a CDS encoding serine hydrolase domain-containing protein, whose translation MLKAKALEPVRKLPGYDALVEQARQNARKARLDGGVASGLTKISPRAAGLSEPALAALLKAAEEAGTSALVLMYRGDLVGEWHFGGESHRTESMSATKSVVAMAIGMLIDEGRIPSVDTPVSTWFPEWKDGIKSQVTLRHILNHTSGLAAERSGMGIYDARDFVRYALDAEVVDPPGSRFFYSNIAVNLLPGIVERASGEKLDAYLQRKLFEPLGIMDFRWDKDPSGNPVGMAGLQIHPVDFAKLGQVMLQQGTYRAQRFLSQTWVQQCTTSSHPEGSASGLLWWHIYEKSPAMTLVQPMLDEAREKGYSSEKLAKLKDLVGHPMPQEAFAAAIIQRLGSNEELSAFEAKVVRAQYEWKQEGEPVGFAAMGAGGQKLLVFPKHQLVVVRMADMDERVSHQAMAFKALVPLVLDMVRPANARMKEPGMAEMP comes from the coding sequence ATGCTCAAGGCCAAAGCGTTGGAGCCGGTTCGCAAGCTGCCGGGCTACGACGCGCTGGTCGAACAAGCACGCCAGAACGCGCGCAAGGCCCGGTTGGATGGCGGCGTAGCCTCCGGCCTGACCAAGATATCGCCGCGCGCAGCAGGGCTGTCTGAGCCTGCGCTCGCGGCCCTGCTGAAGGCCGCTGAAGAGGCTGGCACTTCGGCCCTGGTGCTCATGTACCGCGGTGACCTCGTGGGCGAATGGCACTTCGGAGGAGAAAGCCACAGAACCGAAAGCATGTCGGCGACGAAGAGTGTGGTCGCGATGGCTATCGGGATGCTCATCGATGAAGGGAGGATTCCTTCAGTGGACACGCCCGTCTCGACTTGGTTCCCGGAATGGAAGGACGGCATCAAGAGTCAGGTGACGCTGCGCCACATCCTCAACCACACCTCGGGGCTGGCCGCCGAGCGCTCGGGCATGGGCATCTACGATGCACGGGACTTCGTGCGCTATGCACTAGACGCCGAGGTGGTGGATCCTCCAGGCAGCCGCTTCTTCTACAGCAACATCGCCGTCAACCTGCTTCCGGGCATCGTCGAGCGTGCATCGGGCGAGAAGCTGGATGCGTATCTCCAGCGCAAGCTCTTCGAGCCGTTGGGCATCATGGATTTCCGCTGGGACAAGGACCCATCCGGGAACCCAGTGGGCATGGCAGGGCTCCAAATACACCCGGTGGACTTCGCGAAGCTGGGGCAAGTCATGCTTCAGCAGGGCACCTACCGTGCCCAGAGGTTCCTGAGTCAGACCTGGGTTCAGCAATGCACCACGTCGTCGCATCCTGAGGGTTCCGCCAGTGGGCTACTCTGGTGGCACATCTACGAGAAGTCGCCCGCGATGACGCTCGTGCAACCCATGCTGGACGAGGCCCGTGAGAAGGGCTACTCGTCAGAGAAGCTGGCGAAGTTGAAGGACTTGGTGGGGCACCCCATGCCGCAGGAGGCGTTCGCCGCGGCCATCATCCAGCGGCTGGGCAGCAACGAGGAACTCTCCGCCTTCGAGGCGAAGGTGGTCCGCGCCCAGTACGAGTGGAAGCAAGAGGGAGAGCCCGTAGGCTTTGCAGCGATGGGAGCCGGAGGACAGAAGCTCCTCGTCTTTCCAAAGCACCAACTCGTGGTCGTCCGCATGGCGGACATGGACGAGCGAGTGAGCCATCAGGCCATGGCGTTCAAGGCCCTCGTCCCGCTCGTGCTCGACATGGTGCGGCCCGCCAATGCGCGAATGAAGGAGCCAGGAATGGCGGAGATGCCGTGA
- a CDS encoding Ig-like domain-containing protein: MRMKAGLALAAAVSSLMMGCVEESSRDRAPEGLAGKDDARVHGLSKAASRGREFWLAFPGNYQVDAVLTLFIAGDTATTGQVRVPGQGLSFDFSVTPGQVTAVALPSSVAQVAVDGVEPKGILVTAGADISVYGLNRLLQTTDAFLGLPTASLGTDYVVQAYPNVNVVNGSQFSVVATEDATEVTITPASVVGNHAAGVPFHVALNKGQAYQLRSTGAAPSDVSGTLVHATRPVAVFGGHQCANIPDGTTIACDYLVEQLPPTSTWGRRFVTVPLATRLGGDTFRFAAARDGTQVSVNGAVVAQLQRGKVFQTNIQGSATITANEPILVTQYSNGSGFDGIPSDPFMMLVPPFEQFAAQYTVTTPSSGFRSNFANIVVPNDVVAEVMLDGALIPASQFQAIGTSGFSGAQLPVAMGAHRLSAPQPFGVMLYGFDAYDSYGYPGGMALAPVAEVSKLTLSPRGGVAVVGDLFCVTATVRDAADRPLAGVRVDFASSGVNSALASVNTTADGQAEFCFEGTAPGEDAVTASIGLVTDHVLVTWTKPNAPPIVDAGPDLEGMASQQLTLRGSASDPDGDPLTYAWSYVAPPGVHCTFGSPSAPVSSIQCDGAGTVTVSLTANDGTATATDSAQVVLGWASELTMCGLPRYTKETSIKACGWATAGRSSTGIVSAYFTVDGGAPIPVMPDAGGGYVSTQLHLTEGTHAVRLTVVDALGHVTWREQTVSADFTPPVLVILSPTEQETNPDPVVTMVIQQQDASPATVVTQGTVMEDVPAGTNVLRHTVNLMNRDWSLVHVRATDAAGNTTEVVARVYVAP; the protein is encoded by the coding sequence ATGCGGATGAAGGCCGGTCTGGCCCTGGCGGCTGCGGTCAGCAGTTTGATGATGGGCTGTGTGGAGGAGTCCTCCCGGGACCGGGCTCCAGAAGGGCTTGCGGGCAAGGACGATGCGCGCGTGCACGGCCTGAGCAAGGCGGCCAGTCGGGGCCGCGAGTTCTGGCTGGCCTTCCCGGGGAACTACCAGGTCGATGCGGTGCTCACGTTGTTCATCGCCGGTGACACGGCGACGACGGGGCAGGTTCGCGTTCCGGGGCAGGGGCTGTCCTTCGACTTCTCGGTGACGCCGGGGCAGGTGACGGCGGTGGCACTGCCCTCCTCGGTGGCACAGGTGGCCGTGGATGGCGTGGAGCCCAAGGGCATCCTCGTCACCGCGGGCGCGGACATCTCCGTGTATGGGCTCAACCGGCTCCTGCAAACGACGGATGCGTTCCTGGGCCTGCCCACCGCGAGCCTGGGCACGGACTACGTGGTACAGGCCTATCCGAACGTCAACGTCGTCAACGGCTCGCAGTTCTCCGTCGTGGCCACGGAGGACGCGACGGAGGTGACCATCACCCCCGCGAGTGTGGTGGGTAACCACGCCGCGGGAGTGCCCTTCCACGTGGCGCTGAATAAGGGGCAGGCGTACCAGCTTCGCAGCACGGGGGCCGCGCCCTCGGACGTCTCCGGAACGCTCGTTCATGCCACGCGCCCGGTGGCGGTCTTCGGCGGGCATCAGTGCGCCAACATCCCGGATGGCACCACGATCGCCTGTGACTACCTGGTGGAGCAGCTCCCCCCGACCTCGACGTGGGGGCGGCGCTTCGTGACCGTGCCGCTGGCCACACGCCTCGGCGGGGACACCTTCCGCTTCGCGGCCGCCAGGGACGGCACGCAGGTGAGCGTCAACGGCGCGGTGGTGGCACAGCTCCAGCGCGGAAAGGTGTTCCAGACGAACATCCAGGGCTCGGCGACCATCACCGCCAACGAGCCCATCCTCGTGACGCAGTACTCCAATGGCTCGGGCTTCGATGGCATCCCGTCCGACCCGTTCATGATGTTGGTGCCGCCCTTCGAGCAATTCGCCGCCCAGTACACCGTCACCACTCCGAGCTCGGGGTTCCGCAGCAACTTCGCCAACATCGTGGTCCCCAACGACGTCGTGGCCGAGGTGATGCTGGACGGGGCGCTCATCCCGGCGAGCCAGTTCCAGGCCATCGGGACCAGCGGCTTCTCGGGGGCCCAGCTCCCCGTCGCGATGGGGGCGCACCGCCTGTCCGCGCCGCAGCCCTTCGGCGTCATGCTCTATGGGTTCGATGCCTACGACTCCTATGGCTACCCGGGAGGAATGGCCCTGGCGCCCGTGGCGGAGGTGAGCAAGCTCACGCTGTCGCCCAGAGGGGGCGTCGCCGTCGTGGGGGACCTCTTCTGCGTGACGGCCACGGTCCGGGACGCCGCGGACCGGCCGCTCGCGGGCGTGCGAGTGGACTTCGCTTCGTCCGGAGTGAACTCCGCCTTGGCCTCCGTGAACACCACCGCCGACGGGCAGGCCGAGTTCTGCTTCGAGGGCACCGCACCCGGCGAGGATGCGGTGACCGCGAGCATCGGCTTGGTGACCGACCACGTGCTCGTGACCTGGACGAAGCCCAATGCCCCGCCCATCGTGGACGCCGGGCCCGACCTGGAGGGCATGGCCTCCCAGCAGTTGACGCTGCGGGGCTCGGCCTCGGACCCGGATGGTGACCCGCTCACCTATGCCTGGAGCTATGTGGCGCCCCCGGGCGTGCACTGCACCTTCGGGTCGCCTTCAGCCCCGGTCTCGAGCATCCAGTGTGACGGGGCCGGCACCGTCACCGTGTCGCTGACCGCCAATGACGGCACCGCGACTGCCACCGACAGCGCGCAGGTGGTGCTCGGCTGGGCGTCGGAGCTCACGATGTGCGGCCTGCCCCGCTACACGAAGGAGACCTCTATCAAGGCGTGCGGCTGGGCCACCGCAGGCCGCAGCAGCACGGGCATCGTCTCCGCGTACTTCACCGTGGATGGCGGCGCGCCCATCCCCGTCATGCCCGACGCGGGCGGCGGCTACGTCTCCACCCAGCTTCACCTCACAGAGGGGACGCACGCGGTCCGGCTGACCGTCGTGGACGCGCTGGGGCACGTGACGTGGCGCGAGCAGACGGTGTCCGCGGACTTCACGCCGCCGGTGCTCGTCATCCTGTCGCCCACCGAGCAGGAGACCAACCCCGACCCGGTCGTCACGATGGTCATCCAGCAGCAGGACGCCAGCCCCGCCACGGTGGTGACCCAGGGGACCGTGATGGAGGACGTGCCCGCGGGCACCAACGTGCTGCGGCACACGGTGAACCTGATGAACCGCGACTGGTCGCTCGTCCACGTCCGGGCCACGGACGCCGCGGGCAACACGACCGAGGTGGTGGCGCGCGTATACGTGGCGCCCTGA
- a CDS encoding pirin family protein — translation MPHLVHRTIESLPTTTLSWLSLRDHFVATVGPRAGEGRRMGPVLVLADATFAPHSRFPIHPHREMDILSVVVDGSLSHHGDQAHGVTLGPRSAQLISARSGIVHAEGNDTDQPTRMLQIWFQPNTFGGAPAYFTRELAGQGRQLLAGDPEMPLRADARLWWVDLVPGSEETLIVDRARQGYLLAMTSRLRIAAVGSEPTLELAIGEGLEVGPGAVSVSSDRAGAALWLDVA, via the coding sequence ATGCCCCACCTCGTTCATCGCACCATCGAATCTCTTCCCACCACCACGCTGTCGTGGCTCTCGCTTCGAGATCACTTCGTCGCGACGGTGGGCCCAAGGGCAGGAGAAGGGCGACGCATGGGACCCGTTCTCGTGCTCGCTGACGCGACGTTCGCGCCGCACTCGCGCTTCCCAATCCACCCGCATCGCGAGATGGATATTCTCAGCGTCGTAGTCGACGGATCATTGTCGCATCACGGTGATCAGGCGCACGGCGTGACCCTCGGACCCAGGTCCGCTCAGTTGATCTCTGCACGCAGCGGAATCGTCCACGCCGAAGGCAACGACACCGACCAGCCGACGCGAATGCTGCAGATTTGGTTTCAGCCGAACACGTTCGGCGGGGCGCCCGCGTACTTCACTCGCGAGCTCGCGGGCCAAGGTCGCCAGTTGCTGGCGGGCGATCCCGAAATGCCGCTCCGAGCCGATGCGCGATTGTGGTGGGTGGATCTCGTTCCGGGTAGCGAGGAGACTCTTATCGTCGACCGGGCGCGCCAAGGCTATCTGCTCGCGATGACGTCACGACTGCGGATCGCTGCGGTTGGAAGTGAGCCCACCCTCGAACTCGCGATCGGGGAAGGCCTGGAGGTTGGCCCGGGCGCGGTAAGCGTCTCGTCAGACCGTGCAGGTGCCGCGCTCTGGCTGGACGTTGCGTGA